The Anabas testudineus chromosome 3, fAnaTes1.2, whole genome shotgun sequence sequence TCCCAGTGGTCGTTaaatggcacacacacacacacacacacacttatacacacagaGTAGTCAGGCAGGGGTAAACCGGGACTAAATCCAGACTGGTGGTTTCTCTCTCCAGCTATAAATACCCCTCTGcttaaaacaaaatcacacacacacacacacacacacgtagtaGTGATACTCATGTGCAGAAGCCCGTtacaaaaacattcatttagaAACTCATCAAGactaatacaaatacacatgtaTTGTTTAtgcacatacgcacacacacagacacacactctctctctctctctctctctcacacacacacacacacacacacacacacacacacacacaaatactcacacacaaagagatgGCTCTGGCCTCAGAGGAGGTTAGCTAAGTGGTCTATGATTATGGggtgtgtctttgtctcattTAGTGGTTCCACTAGGAGACAGTCTTCTGCTGCGTCAggcaaactcacacacacacacacaaacacacacacacacacacacacacacagacacacacactatcactCAGCGACAACACATCCGTGAACTTAAAATTGTTCGATTGCTCTTTTCAGGGCATATGTAAAAATAGCTGCATCCTCTTTGCTAATGCTTTGTTTGACTATTTTTGGACAAATTCATCTACGTGATGTGTCTTACTCAATCTATTCCTTGTTTAGACGCATGTAATCATtagaaataaacatataaataaaaaatcagtcAGCACCAGATGTTCTATATTtcattccttttttattttggaaaaataTTGCGCTGTTATCCAGTAATAAAAATGACAGGCTCTGTACATACAActtttctctttaaatacaacacagtcacagtggtcTCAAGTGCctaacacatacatgcatacatacatacttacatacatacattatcTGCCAAATAAAAATGATCCAACTTAAATTATAACAGGTTTAACaagaaaaatcacaacaaaatgaaactcaaataattacataattaaattaaaagaatacATCTTTCTTTagataacaaataaaataaaaagaaattatcCTAACCAATGGCAGGCAGGGTGATGGTGTCCTTCGATTGGCTAATAGTGGAAGACTGGGAGTGAAGGGAGTGGGAGTGAGCAGTGCATACATGTGACACCACACATGGGCATCACGTCTtgggtacacacacactcagacacacacctcCATAGTGCAATGAGGTCTTGGCAGTTAAGACTAGTCCATTGTGGCTCGGCTTACTCGGAAACTCAGCAGCATCGCCAGAATTTTGCAGTTATCAACATTGTTTAAGTAGTTTAGTCAATAAATTGAGGCCAGAAGACCTGCCGCAGTATTGGGTGGCACTAAATACTGAATTTCCCTCAGGattttttctgatttgtttcactttgtctcCCCTTGTTTGTCCTCTAATGCTGAAAGTGTATCCTAAGTTGCTCTGCCCAAAACATTGCCCTGTGTATCATAACCTTCAGGGGTCAGAGGCCAGTATGGCCCAACAGGATCCATGTTGGATCAATCTGCAGTCACTACTGGAGTCTTCAGTTCTCTATTTTCTGCTGAGAACCAGCTCAGCCAACACTCTctctgtcagtgctgcagagtTAAAAAGCTGTTGTAGAAGTcccattatttttatttttgtttgtattgttttgccATGAAGGCGCTAATTGGATTTTTAGCAATAAAGAgactacagcagcagctgcagcactaaTAAAGTCGAGGGACGTTGCCACAACTTCACCCTTTATTCCGCAGCACTGCACAGAAATGAACTGTCCAATATCCACAACAGCTTTTACACTGCATTGTAAAACCACAGCACATAACAGTACTACAACAGTACTTCAAAGGTTCTCAGTACTCCAAAGGTACTACTTTGTTCATTCAATCAGTACTCCACGGTACTACAATATCATCAGTCAACATCCAAATCCATACTCCACTGTTCATCAGGAGAAGAGTTTGTCTTGGTACAAGCAGTAAATCATCCAGTACTGCAGCAGACATAACACACGCTCCTCAGCAGTTCTCCTGCAGTCGTCTTTCGACTGCATTAGCGCTCGTTCTGTGATGTTTCTGTACAAAGTTTGTACGAGTACTAGCACTGTCTTGGTACTTCACGCCACTGAGTCAGCATTGGGGCTACATCAATCGATGGTTGAAAATGTCCGGTATTCAAATGTAGTACTGATGGATGCTTTGTAAGTCGGCAATGACTCTGTGCCGGCTCGGCAGAACCTTGGCTCAAAGTCCTCCGGTAAATCCCAGggaacagcagcaaacagcaggagTAAAACCTCCTGGAGACGAGCTGAGCTCTACTACTCAGGGCTGGTGTGTGGACCACTATCAACCAGAGGAAACTGGTCCAGTCTGACTAGTATCATAcctgaaacagagaaagaaaaccatCAATGTTTcgtgtgtttttacacagttgCTAAGTGatgttataattattttaagtgttaGTCAGACAGATAAATAGAGTTTTGTTTACTCACCTCTGTAGCGATGATGCATTCGTCTTTCTGGTCTGATATGACGTAGACAGATTGGTATTTGGTGTCGGTGGTACTCTGGTACCTGCTCTCACTGGAACATTGGTATTCAGCATCACTTGCTGGTTGGTATTTAAGCTCACTCGCTGTGtgagtatttattttaacagataCGTACCTGTTTTGTCTCTTCCTGTATCCTTCTTCTGAGTCAGACTCATCTAGCATTTCACACTTGACCTCTGGCTCATCATGCTCTTCTTCTTTACACAGTGACAGCTCCTCAGGACGCAACTCGTGGACCAGGTTGTACTCCACACTGGGGTAACGCGTCTTAAAGCCGTTCTTTTCTGATCCATTGAGCCCGCTGATTCCACTCAGACCACCCAGTGACCCAGAGAGGTCTGAATGGTAATCCACCTTCttgttggtgtttttaattGATGTTGTCATCACAGCTCCCAATTCCTTATCACCACGCAGACAGTTGTTGGTGGTTGTCAGGTTGTTCATGGTCTCGTGGctgtcactgtgaatgctgtcaCTGTGGTGACGGTGCCGCTCCTGCAGTTTGACCCGAACGTAGACCACCAGCACCGAGCAGCTGATGAGGATCACAAGAACGAGGAAGACACCAGCACACACGGCAGTCCACGGGAATCCACTCTCATCATCCCCATCATCTTCAACATTTCCACTTTCTGAAGCAGAGTATCTCCCAACTGGTTCTTCCACCACCGGCGCCTCTGGTAGCAGGAACTGGCAGTTGTGACCACCGTAGCCAGGCACACAGGCGCACACATAGCGACCTCCTCGCTCATGGCAGGTGGCTCCATTGTGGCAGGGGTTATGAGAGCACCGGGAGATGGGAGAGCTGCAGTTTTTACCAGTATAGcctacagaagaagagaaaagagtttGAGACTCTTgcacaaaagcagcacaaatcTGCAGAAAAACTTATGATGAAGAATGTGTTGAGAGCTGTCATACCTGGAGGACAGGTGCAGGTGTAGCCATTCACTCCCTCCTGGCACGTTCCACCATTTTGACAAGGGAAGGACGGACAATATCcagagatgctgctgctgctgtcttcaCAGTTAGGACCAGAAAATCCCTCAGGACACTGACAGAGGTAGGAGTTCACCAGATCCACACATTCTGCACCTGCAGAGGGCAAAGTGATTCAGACAGAAGCTTAGAGTCAGACCCCAGACGTTTGAACACTCCACTTCTTGTATAGATCTGATTGAGGGTCAGGGTAaacttaaaaacacagaagacaacTTACCATTTAAGCAGGGGTTGGATGAGCAGTGGTCGATTTTCTTCTCACAGTTGAAACCAGCGTATCCTACTGGGCACTGACAGAAGTAGCCTCCCTCAGGGTTGTCAACACAACGTCCACCATTAAAGCAGGGTCCATCTGCACAGGTGTTAGCACTCAACTCGCAGTTGTTGCCATAGAAGCCAGGTGGACAGGTGCACTTGTATCCACTGTCGTTATCCTATAAAGGAAAGAGGGCAGACCGTGGTTACACACAGATCTATTGCTATGAACACCGTATCAATACTTCAGCTCTCTGTCATTGATACTCACAGTGCAGCTGCCTCCATTACGACACGGGTTTCCTGAACATTTGTCGACCTGGATCTCACAGCTGGCACCTGTGAATCCAGGTAGACAGGAGCAAGTGTAGCTGCCCTGGCCAGTGTTGGTACAAGTGGCTCCATTAAGACAGGGCTTATGGTGTGTGCAGTAGTTCAGATCTGGAAACatcagcacaaaaaacaaaactttagaAAAAACACGgctaaaagatgaaaacaaagagagctGGCTGACTCCCAGAGGGTCCCAACAAAGTAGTGAATCTCTCAGTAAACTCACCCTGGTTGCAGAAGAGCCCGCCCCACCCCTCCTGGCAGTTACATTGCCAGGGCTGTTGGCAGGTGCCATGGAGGCAGCCCGGGTAACGGATACAGTCATCACAGTAACGCCCACTGAAGCCCACACGACACCTGAGAACACGACAACCATTCAAGACGGTTAGTAACAAATAAAGGAAACCAGATTTGAGAAATGAATGTCAGTGGTTTTCAGACTTACTTGCACTCTCCTGGTTTATCACAGAAGCCGTGTTCTTCGTCACAGCCAGGAAGACAAATtgctgcagagaggaaacaaataGTGACATGTGAATTATGGGAAATCCAGTATAGGAAACATGTGTTTGCCCTCCATCAGTCTCCTATTCACATGGGGCCTTTCTAAACCGCTGCCTGCTTGTCTGGTTGGTGCCTTTTCCTTCTTATCTGTTCGTGCGTCCAGTTTTCTGGCTGCTTGTGTCTTTGATTCCTAGTTTAGGCCTAATAAACCATGTTGGTAAAGTCATCCTGGAACAACGTGAACTGCCCTGATCATGGGCTGAAGTGTGTTATTCTCTTGAACGCTGCTAAAGTTGCTGAAATTTTTCCCTCTTGGCTCGAACAGCCCACACAGGGCTACGACAGCTTTGGTCCCCAAAGGGGGGAACCAGCCAACAAGCCCTCTCCTTTAACATGGTTGTTCTCCAGCACAAAAGCATCCCACACAAagcctcctttctcctcttgaCTGTGGGTCAGAAGTCCCTTTTCTCACCCCTggcccctctcctcctctcccccctaTCCCCTCCTCCTTCCGATCATCCTCTCCTGTCTTCCTTTTCCATCCACTTATCCCcgcttctctcctcctcctctcttcttcctttcctcctctacactctcctctccctcctcggctcctcccttctctcctcactcccctcctcttcttccccccccccccagggCCAGCTGGTCTGTGTGGAGCTAACCACCAGACAGCTGCTCCATTGTCTCCTCTCACCGAGCAGCTGCCCCCTCCACAACAATACACAGCCCCACTCGGCCAATCACCAGCCCAAGCCACAACAATACAGGACCCCCACTTGGCCAATCGGGGAGGAGGTTTGAGGCGAGGAGGCCCCAGTGGTCTAATGGAAGGCACGCGGCGTGTGAATTACTGAGGAGCCAGTGCGGCTCATTAGAATGGAGGCCTCTGGTGCTATGGGATAACTAACTGACGCCTGTTGCACACGGGCCCTGCGTTAGGAAAAAGTCCCTAAACAATAACAATAGACAAGTGACTGTAGGgaaatttattttgtaaagtaGAGACTGAAACTCTCAAATCCTCATCAATGCTAATTTAGAACTGTTTAAACTTTAACAGTTAAACAAGGATATTTTCATCTCACAGTGATTCCTGAGCTCTGACCTGTCTCAGCGTTTCATGCTTTCTGTAAACATCAACACCTACTGCACATGTTTATGTGCTGCTCCGCCAACCGAATCCTCATCTGTTCACCAAACAACCTCTTTTATGACCTTTTGCTCATGTTGCTGCAGGCAGCCTGGAAGATAATGTTGATATAATGAGCAAACCCACTTACGTTCAGTGCAGTACTGTCCTTTCCAGCCAGAGTTGCATATGATCTCTCCGCGCTCGCCACAGGTGAAGTGTCCAAAGGCATCGTCTCGTGGTCGGCAGAAGACGGAGCAGCCATCGCCGTAGTAGTGCTCGTCACACAGGAAGCGATAAGAGTAACGGAGCTCTGTCCTGCCGGCTGTCTGCATGTCCTTTGACCATTCTTCTCCCACAGAGAGGTGACGCTGAGTGGCGATTCTGCTGATCAGATGCTCTGGATTGTCTGCAAAAGTCAAGGATGCAGCTTGTTATAGGTCATGTGTCGTTAATATCATGATTAAATTATGACAGCAGCACCTTGCCACTGCCATACATCATCAGTTATATCCCCTTTGTTTAGAACAAATTTCATACATTTGTCTAATGTAGACTTTGCTCTAGCCAGCTCTTCATCTCGGTGGATCTGAGATGTGGTTGTTCAGATCAGATGTGTCTGAATAAAAACTATGTTTAAGCTGTGATCTGTGCACtttattatacaaataaatggACAGACTAACATCATAAAATCTTTGGCATCCACCAGGTTTTCCATtatctccaccaccaccaccaaacaTTCCCAATCTTGTGCTGCCTGTTAGTCAGCATTAGTGCGGTGATAAGAGCAGGACGTAAAGATAACAAGAGCAAATATCTCACCACGGGGTCAAATCTCAGCTGGCACCTGCAAAAACTGTGTATATCCGTTTCTCTGTGTCATGTTAAAGATATCTGGTCATTAAAAACAGAAGCTCTGTGTGAATTCTAATGTGTATTTAGGTTTAATGTGATGGAATTAGTAGTTTTTTACACTGGGGCAACATAACATTCATTAACACCTTGTGTATTTGAGTGTCAGTAAGATACCCTCATGTTGGGCTGTTTGTCACTAATGACTGAGCACTAAGTGAAAAACATGCCACAGATAGAAAACATAGCCACCAGCAGCCTTCTGGCTTCTCTTTGAGTTACACTGCTGCCACCCACCTGTTGTCAGGTCGTCCAGGGAGTCGGTGTGCAGAGCTTCAATGATCAGCGAAAACGTCCcctgaggagagacagagagagtcaACAGCTGCTCGGCCTGGAGGCCTCCCTCCCTCCGCAGGGCAGCAGAGGGCCATTAGGAGGCCTCCCAATAAACTTCACAGCCTAATTCCCATGTTGATTAGGGACCTAATAAGGGATACTACCTGCTCCCGCTTCACACCCCTGCTACTATCACACTCTGACACCGCCGTAAAACCAAACGAGGCGGAATTTCACGCTGCGCTGCCAATGATGTGCCAACTCAGAGGATGTTAAATTTCCCACCACGCCTGGTCGGAGGAGAGGAGCGTTTGGTGAAaacacccccacccctctcctccacgcacacacacacacacacacacacacacacaaccttctcCCCTCCCCGTTTTATCCTACCAAAGAGCACAGAAATACTACAATAGCCCCTCTCACACAGTGCTGACAAAGACCCTCACAAGTGTTGAGTTTGGGAGCATCTGTTGCGTTTTGCACTCTTCAAAGCTAATGTGTCCCACTGGGATAATAACTTCACAGACTCCCCCGGTTTGCATCACTCTCTCTAAATGTGCCATTAATGCAAACTGGCCGTAAACAGCATGACAGTAATATCACACCACTATAAATTCAGTTTATATGGAATTGGGTAAAGTTGATGATCACTGACTTGTGGAGATGTAATTAATACAGTGTGATAAATATTAGTCCTCAAAAAATGTCTGTAAACACTCACTGGCCATGTGAAGCCGAAGGGAAAGCGGATGGGGTTGGTGAAGCTGTCCGCGTTGGTCTCGGGAACCTGGAAAGAGTTGGAGCCGAGGACTGGAGTCACGGCGCCGCCGTAGGTGCAGGGAGGCTCTGGGGAGACGTTGGCCTGATAATGCTTCAGACAGACCCGAAAGAAAGTCTTGCATTCACACTGCTGCTGGCCCTGCAGATGAGCGGAGCCTCCGGGGCAGCAGTTGGCGTTCCCCGTTACACCTTTCTTGTTGAGAAACTCTTGCAGCTTGAGCTCAAACACTCCGGAGCACAAAACCTACAGaggtaacacacaaacacagtcagacCGGTGCGTTTCAGACAGGTCACCTTATTGGTTTGCACTTGTGCTTATGCACATTATTCTGAAACCAAATCGTTTGCATCTATAAAATCTGCGTTTCGTTGGACCTACCTGGCAGGTGAGTAGGGAGAGGGTGACAACCAGGAGCAGACACAGGCGTCCCATTGTGTTGACAGGCAGTGAAAGCTCCACAGGTCCGAGCAGCCCGACTCAAACAATCATGGAGAAAGTTGTAAAAGCTTTCCGTTATGTCACAGACAAGATGAACTCTTGACGCGCAGGAGGGAAGGTGAGGAGCAACTTTTCCTTTGGTGTCTTTTGCCCCCCTCCCTATTTTCCCATACGAGTTTTtgacagaaagtaaaaaagggtttacagtgtaaagtaaTCCTCAGCAGAAGGATCCCCTTGGAGAAGCGTGATTGAAATCCCCGATGTAAATATAAGAGAGTTATTCCAGTGAGTCGCTGTAGAAAGGTGCAGCTCTGATGgccttgtttatttttccacttgCTCGTTAATGATGCGCTGAAAACAAATCTCCGTCTCTCGCTGCCTCTCTCGGTGTAACAGTGCGTGTGTCTGATGAGTCTCCTGTCCTGCACATGGTTTTATACC is a genomic window containing:
- the LOC113173913 gene encoding delta-like protein D, with the protein product MGRLCLLLVVTLSLLTCQVLCSGVFELKLQEFLNKKGVTGNANCCPGGSAHLQGQQQCECKTFFRVCLKHYQANVSPEPPCTYGGAVTPVLGSNSFQVPETNADSFTNPIRFPFGFTWPGTFSLIIEALHTDSLDDLTTDNPEHLISRIATQRHLSVGEEWSKDMQTAGRTELRYSYRFLCDEHYYGDGCSVFCRPRDDAFGHFTCGERGEIICNSGWKGQYCTEPICLPGCDEEHGFCDKPGECKCRVGFSGRYCDDCIRYPGCLHGTCQQPWQCNCQEGWGGLFCNQDLNYCTHHKPCLNGATCTNTGQGSYTCSCLPGFTGASCEIQVDKCSGNPCRNGGSCTDNDSGYKCTCPPGFYGNNCELSANTCADGPCFNGGRCVDNPEGGYFCQCPVGYAGFNCEKKIDHCSSNPCLNGAECVDLVNSYLCQCPEGFSGPNCEDSSSSISGYCPSFPCQNGGTCQEGVNGYTCTCPPGYTGKNCSSPISRCSHNPCHNGATCHERGGRYVCACVPGYGGHNCQFLLPEAPVVEEPVGRYSASESGNVEDDGDDESGFPWTAVCAGVFLVLVILISCSVLVVYVRVKLQERHRHHSDSIHSDSHETMNNLTTTNNCLRGDKELGAVMTTSIKNTNKKVDYHSDLSGSLGGLSGISGLNGSEKNGFKTRYPSVEYNLVHELRPEELSLCKEEEHDEPEVKCEMLDESDSEEGYRKRQNRYVSVKINTHTASELKYQPASDAEYQCSSESRYQSTTDTKYQSVYVISDQKDECIIATEV